The Rosa chinensis cultivar Old Blush chromosome 7, RchiOBHm-V2, whole genome shotgun sequence DNA segment GCTTGTGTGAAGCACGCGGCGCGTGCGATGGTGGAGAAGGGTGTGAAAGGGAGCATAGTGTGCACGGCTAGCTTTTTGGCTGACTGCGGGTCGGAGAGCGTGACGGACTACACGATGTCGAAGCACGCGGTGCTGGGGCTTGTGAGGTCGGCGAGCGTGCAGCTGGCGCCGCTTGGTGTGCGCGTGAACTGCGTGTCGCCGAGTATTGTGGGGACGCCGTTGGTGGCGGAGTCTTTTAAGATTGGGGCGGAAGAGCTGAAGGAGATGATGGAAGCGGTTTATATCGGAAGAGATGGGCCGCTGATGGAGAAACATGTGGCGGATGCGGTGGTGTTTTTGGCGTCTGAGGACTCGGCGTTTGTCACCGGCCATAATTTGGTGGTTGATGGTGGATTTGGCATCAAGTCCTTATCAGTATTGAAACCATGATCTACTTGATTTGCATCTCAGCTCGATCACTATCGAGTACTAGCTAGTCGTGTACGTACTTGTCTGGAAAACCTATATGGAAAGAGTTTTGCCTCTTTGTAATAGGAATAAATCACACGCAGTTGTCTTCACTCTTTGATTTTGGTTTATCTGGGTGTTCACCGGTGGGATTCATCCCCTCCTTCTGCCAATTGTTGTTTCAGTTTTTAACTGCTAACAAATTGAGTAGAGGTGATCGAATTACTTTGAATCTTCAAGTTGCTGTTAAGCACCATCATGCAATTATAGACCTCTGACATCAAATCTGGGTTGTTACTTGTTAGAGGCAGTGCTATTATAATTAGTCAAAAGTATCGTTTGTTAATGCTAGTAGTGAAACAACTCAGTGTAAAAGAGGAAAAGCAAAAAGAATTGCACGAATAAGTTGAACTCGACTAAAGTTGAGCTTAATAtacccacacacacacaaacacacgaATTAATTCACTTCGTTCCATAGTAATGAGGATTCGACATGTAAAGTAATGAGTTCTTATAAATAAGTCATTGACATATATCTCATATATAATATTTCATTTCTTCATTAAATTTCATGCAAAGGGAGAAAGGGGAGATTTTTCCTAGGTTTTGTTTAGAAGGGATATTTTACAGTATTAGAAAATTGCCCATAGAACATTGATTTGGGCCACTATTTGGAAAGAGTGGTTTTTGAGAATAATTTGTCACCACTAATCGGATCAGTGAGTTGTTATGAGGCTTGGCACCGAATGTGGGTGGCCCAATGCTGAAGCTAAACAGCTTCcaatatttacaatttttgCCCCTCTAGGACATCTCTTGTCAGCAATACCATCCCGGCCCCCTCACATGGCTATAAGGTATGGCAGCAAGCTTCTACTATAAGATTGGAGCCAGATCGACTTCACTTCATCAAAATATGACTCTTGCAAAGCATCAGATAACTTCTACTTCAACAATTTTCAAGGAACCGAATTTAATTCATAGTATATAGATAAACCCTAACTTTCTCTTCTAGTGGATTGAAGAACCGGTTCCCTTGGCTGCATTTTAGTGTTCGCAGGAAAGAGgtttgttcttcatttttctaattttatttttgtttattttttattttgattttgatatagAACCCAGAAAAGTAGCAGAGAGACTATGCATATAAGCCTATAGCAAGCTTAGAGAACTATTTTGACTACAAAAGTTTGTATAAACTTGGAGTTTTACTTGTTGGCGGATCCATAGTTtgaatatcaatttttttttaggtgGATGTGTCTGTTTTTGCTCAATAATTcagctggtttttttttttttttggggggggggggggtgggtatAGATGAGGTTGAGAGGCAGAGACATCAACAACTTGAGAAACTATATAGGTCTACTTGTGTAGGAAAGGCATACATGAACTTTGTTTACATTGTAGAATTTTGACTTCAAACTATGGCTGAAAAAATTTGTAGTACTCAATGTGATGATAGTTAGTGTATTGATCTCACATTTTGGGAAAGAACAAAGTTTGATTTTATAGGTGACATCACAATGAAACCTGCTAATTTGTTTTTCTCTCTTGGATCACAAGTCTGGCAACATCTTGTCCTGCTAATCTaaaatgtttgatttttttgaGGTATTATTATTTCTCTTTGGTGCCAAACTTATTCTATCTGTCAAACTCATTTTTCATAATTCTTATGCTCAAGATTTTCGAAAGAAATTGTAAACACAGCTGCAGCATTGACAGCGATAGGATATAAGCAGATTGAAGCAGGTAGAAATTTATTAGATTCAGTGACATTATGTGATATAATGGGAAGTGTGTGAAGTTAATACTTAGTATTCTATTAAATTGGCCCATCTAACTAAAGTTTGCGAATAGAAAAGATGTCAGGCCTTTGTGGTtgtgtgataggagcataattatgcgataaTAATGTTGTTAATTTCATAtttactttgttagtttatcttattttttggttaatttagttgtttttatgtttattaggttttccgAAGTAAGGAAAGAAATAAGAGCAAAAGGAAGGAGATATGTGCAATCGATGGAGAATTGTGGACTCTTGATGAATCAAGGAAGTTTAAGGCAATATGAAGGAAAAGATATTCAGCAATTAATTCTCTTAGCTAGCTGCTCCTATTGGATAGAAGGATGTCAATGATAGGATTCAATCAGAACATAACTAAGGGGATTACCGTTGAAGCCAAGGAGGGAGAGTCccaaaaggaaagaaggaaagagtTACAAACTGAATAAAATCTCTCCTTGGACGTTGAAGAACCAGATCATCTCACATACGAAGAAGCATAGATGTACCAGAGCTGAAGGAGAATGAAGATTGTAGAATCACACCAtaaacgatcgatcgttggaATTCCTGAGATCGATCGCTGATCtgtattttctaattttcttatttttgttgTCTTCTTTCTCCATGAactcctttgttttttttattctcattaagtgtaactaaatttccagtagttagggggTAGTTGAAGCCCCTAGGCgtgatccataacatgctttgacattcaatttgttttccaattaataaagttgaggttttgtttaccgatttctcattgatgaattctatgtttgtgtgctttggaggcctacttagtatgcatgctagggttctaatactttgattgtttgatgcctgaaTCAgtagttggattcctcaaattgtctagagaagtaattggtagttttcactagcaagtaaacaaaaccctaggtttagcaaggctctaagttatttgcgatgcctagtgattgctcaaactcttttcaaacttaatgatctctgcatgtttaatctaataagcaTACCTTTAGgctgcattgcttgggaatagtactctaggtgtagagcacttcctgcctagcatACAAAATAAGAAAGAGTATTaagttgtgttcaagcgtaccgagccaatatgagcgtcttcaactaagttaattggaAGTAAATTGGATAAAGTGTGTTGTGAGTAATAGTTAGaggtggatacttccttcctagctagtttcatc contains these protein-coding regions:
- the LOC112180784 gene encoding (-)-isopiperitenol/(-)-carveol dehydrogenase, mitochondrial-like, with protein sequence MTQPIPSPLQKLHGKVAIVTGAASGIGAVTARHFADHGALAVVIADVQDAKGREVAASIGSHRCTYVHCDVTDEDQVKSLVEFTVKHYGSLDVMYSNAGIPSASAQTVLELDLSGYDRVMEVNARGMAACVKHAARAMVEKGVKGSIVCTASFLADCGSESVTDYTMSKHAVLGLVRSASVQLAPLGVRVNCVSPSIVGTPLVAESFKIGAEELKEMMEAVYIGRDGPLMEKHVADAVVFLASEDSAFVTGHNLVVDGGFGIKSLSVLKP